The nucleotide sequence GAATGCCAATATAATGAGATATTTTGTCCCTTCAAGTTTTATTAAGCCCGTATTTTGAGTTCTATAAAATTTAGGTGACCAACTCTTTACCAtatattttcacatgtaaattaaaaagaaaaataaatttcctcaGAAACTattcatctgaaaaaatatacagTACACGCTCCTTAGCCTTTTCCATTCCTTAATGGTTGCCAATTTAACACACATCTGAATATACCCTCCACCTTCACACAGTGCTCAGCTGTACAAAATGTCATCTCTACCCTCTACACCTTTAGGCAGGAtggacacattttattaaaagatcCACTTCTGGTGGATCCATCATAGTGGATGATTTAGGTCTTTCATTTACTGAGTTCATACTAAGAATTTCTGCTAATGACCCTCACTGTTCTAGGAGATACTTGCTTATACTCCCTTTTGTAGGCCTGAAATCTTCTAATAATTGCCTTATGGTTATtgatttttcctcattcaggaaGTACAGGGACTTAGAAAAGCATGgaccatttttaaaagataaagtctACAAATTACAAGTAAAACAATTAGTGCTTGTGAAGTTCTTTGAAGTTCCTGATAAGTCTTTTTCCAAAATAGTAATGTTGTTACTactgaagaagagagagggacCTGCAAGTGGAACCCACTACAGATAAGCTTTGATTGGATCTCAGCACTGTCAATCATTTATTCTACCAAAGGAGGTGATAAAAAGGAGCCCAAACATTTCTGCTCTTTTGACACAGTCCTAGTGGTAGACAAACTCTGTGATGAAtccccaacccctcctcccaAAGGGGGAACCACACAGACTAGTATTTTGAAGTGAAGTGCCTACATGCAGAGGCGTGAAGCCAATGTGGCAATATGTGAATGTTGTCTAACAATGTTTTGAGTGGTAGAGATCATAAGGAATAGCATCTTTGACCTCCAAAGCCTATATTCACTATAGGAaaatttcttggggaaaaaagcaaCACATGAGACATGCTTGCATCAAGTTTCCCATGAGCCTCCTTGTAGGTATGTGTCAAAAACTCCCCAGATACCTCCACAGAGTATAGTACAGTAACCATGAAACAATAACGATGCCATAGCATTCAAACAGATATGTCAAAATGTAGTATTTCCTTCTGGGTTATAGGATAATAagtaaattattcttattttctacttaaaacgtttttgttttcccaaatttcctcaaagttcatttctttttaattagaaaaatagccCTTCTTCAAATCGTCTTAGTAATTCAGCCTAATGTAGAAGCTCCTTTATTAAATTCTAATGTGAAAATAAGGTAggaattttaatgaaacaaactTTGTACATACAATATTGATGTCATGCTCTGTCATGTtgaattttccattattattgaTGGATTTTCCTATAACTTTGAAATCTTTATACCTAACTATATGCAACTTTCTcatttaaagttaataaaatataccCTTAATCTTTAAACTACCTATTATCACATGTGTTTTAGTCTGCATTTCCCCCTAGAGCCTAGGATGGTTACCTGGCCCATAGCAGGcacttatataaatgtttttctgtacttaagtcatttttatttaaaatactaattccAGGATTATGTCCTATTATAATATTGCCACTCAGAGGAAGGTGAAAATGTACATCAGTTAATTACTTCTCCCCTTTTATTATCAGGGGGCACAGTTTCTAACAGAACTTGCACCTCTGTGTAAGATTTACTGCTCAGATGGAGAAGAATACACCATATCAAGGTGAGTTACTTTTTACCCACAATTTAGGAGAAATAAACAAGGTAATCTTTTTCTTCAatacaattcttttttaaatagctgtGTTAGAGGACGGTTGATGGAAGTGAATGAAAACATTCTCCATAAGCCATCTATTCTTCAAGAGAAGGTAAAAGCGGGGAGCAGGGTTGGGGAGTATGAGCCCATCCACAtactttttatctaatttttGTCATTTGGTAGTACTAAATATTCTATTCCTTTCTAGCCATCCACTGAAGGCTACATTGCAGTTGTGTTGCCCAAATTTGAAGAAAGTAAAAGCATAACAGAAGGGTTACTGACACAAAAACAGTATGAAGAAGTCATGGTAAAACGCATTAATGCCTCAACAGCTGCATCATGAGGGTTGAGATGGAATAAAAAGCAACATGGCATTCGATCAGTGCACTGAGAAGAACCAGCGTATGTGAAGAAGCATACTTCCCAGCCAGCCATCTGCAGGGAGgcctagttttctttctttgtcttgcatAACAAGCCTTGATTCCCATTTTGTCTTCAACCTCCCAGATCTGCCCTGCCATGTACTCACTCTGGTCATCTTTTGCTTTTCTAACAACTGGCAAGCAAGggatatttttctgattaaaaacaaagtactttgaggaaaatctgaaaaagacAGAAGTTTTAAGtagcaaagtaaaaataatttacccATCATCCTGTAACCCATTAATAAATGCTCCATTTTAACATACTTCCATTTGAATATTACGGCATGGTTACCGGTAATTGTTTTTACCTCAGTCTTCCATCAGTTTGAAGTGAAAAGGAACAACTGACCTTTCTGACCCAGTCTGCTTCTGTGTGACCAAAAGTGTAGTCCCACCCCTTAGCTCCAGCTCCTTTTCCCTTGAAATTGTAGGGGAGACGCAGAGTGTAGAATGTACGTTCTCTAGTCCTTCATGCCACTGGGATGGCCTTCTTCTCGGAAACAAAGTAGAACCGTAACACTGGCTTCTTAAATAAGGGACACATGACAAGGCTTTGACAAATACTAAGGGCTTTCCTAACCTGGAAATATTATAATACAGTGCATACATTGTAGTCACTCAGTCTGACACTCTAGTTACCTAGTTACAGGGTAGCAAGCAAAGAAGTTACTGTAATTTCAAAGACCCAGAGGCCTTTGAATAGAACAAAAGCTTTCACATCATTTATACTAAACAGAAAAACGAAAAACTCCGAGTTTATAGTTTGATTGTATACTTATttacaatgaattttaaataaaaggactttaaaaattgttacacTTTAAGGGCTGCAATAcatgtacttttaaataaaacatttaatacagAAGAAATCACTTGATGTGTAAATTCCTTGGTTCTCTATCCTCTTAACGCTGTTGAAGTATAAGGTATCCCTTCCTCATCCCCAATTGCACTTCAGAGAAGATTCTCATTTCAGGTATGTAAAAGTATTTGGtcagtaacatttaaaaattatttttgactcACAAGAAAAACTTCTTGTCACTTGAATGCCAGCATGACTGTCCCTAAGTATGCCCACCAGCCATGATACGGGTAGTAACTCTACAAACCTCGATTCACTGACTGCTGTGAACTGAAAATGGAAGCACAAACCCGTAGATCCTTAGCTTGAGTAGCATGCTGATTCCCGAAGGtgtcagaaaacaaagacactaaAGATATAAAAGAATTACAGATCTAATTTACATTAACATTACCTCGCATCATTCACTATTTCTATTGTAATTTATAACTACTGCCAGTTAGTAACTGACATGACCtattacatttcaaaatgaatttcaaagcTTTGGGATACAAGTACTATCAAACGAGTCCAAAAGAAAGTTAACTATGTTACAAGGGCAGAACCTGTAAACCAGATCCTTCCATCAAAACCCCACCCAACAAGAAGAAAAGCTTTAAACCCTACAATTAAAAAGACTAAAGAAagatgtttatttgttttaaaatgagcgTTTCAAAGgtacatgtataaaatgtatgcttattcagaatttattttaaacagcttCTTAGTTCCATCATTGTCTTACACCTTCCATTCTATTGATCACTACTGAGAAGACAgttgaaaaactatttttttaagccGGTGAGATAGGCTTCGGATTCCAACTCATATTCAGCACAGACAGGCCAGCTCCGCTAGAACTGGAACTAAAAGCCGTCCCCTAGTGAGTTCCTCCAGGATTCCTTGGAGTGAGCGCCATGACGCTGCTTTTGGGAATGGGGGAGGTGCATGCATCTCAACAGAGGGCCTGGGCTGTATGAAATGCTTGTTAGAGAACAACCGTGTGCCACTGGTATAGTTGACCTGCGACGGAGAGGACAGCCAAGAGGCtcagtcacagctgatggacaGAGGGATTGAAGAGTCCACAGGCTTAAGGAAAACGACTTTCAGCCAGACTACTGTGTTATTTTCTGCTGAAACCTCAGTGTTCTAGATGATAAGCTTAAAGAACCAACAGGAAGGTGAAATATGCTAAGGTGAGCACGTACTCAAAACAGCTTCTTTGGATTAAACTGTCATTGAGACAGTTGGGATTTTTGGCTTGACATTTTTCAAGAACATCACCAGTGGCAATGTCTCATTTTCAAATCACACTGCAGTTAGAATTCTAGCAACTACCATGGCATTTATTAGTTGTCAAAAAGCTTCACAATCAGTTTCATGatcagaaaataaagcaagatttcagtattgttttctttataaaattactgactttctgaaaatataaaggatcatttgctttctaaaaatgTCAGCTTTGCCACATGGTGTTCTGGAGAGCTGACCTCAAAAGTTTCTCAAGTTTTACCATCCACGGAGTTTTTATCTGTCACTGCAACCCATCTGTTGTTTTCCATCTGAAGCTGGAAAGAGTTAAGACAATTAGTTTCTGCTTtactctcaaaataaaaattgcaaaattaaataataatgatattctTTTGCGTTGCCCTttaaactagattttaaaatgtttgaattagGAAAACTGTCTCACCTTCTTCAGCAGCTTAAAGCAAAGTGAGAGAAGCTGGACCAAAATAGCCATCATGGATCTTGTCTTTGTAATACACTTATCAACCTATAatgacaaaaagcaaagaaataaaattattttacaaggGGTACTTCAAAATTCAGtagttttataacaaaaataagcCTACTGTTCCCTGGCGTTCATTGTAACTGCAGATGATAAGTGATTCTTGCAGTCAAggcatgaaaaatggaaataaattgcTCTTCTGTGGTTATTAAcactttatttgaagaaaatggagCTGGAAGCTAACCTGATAAAGAGGGTGTCAAAGTTTCTCAAGTGCTTACGTGAATAACCCACCCTCACTTTTACCTTTAGAAACACTTGATTCTGCAAAGGTGCCTTAGTTATTGTCTGGAGCTGGTGGCATAGAGGAATTAGCTTGTTTATTTCCAGGAGTAGCATAAGCTTGTCATCATCTTTCAGCTGAAATGTAATTTAGGAAGTTATGACAAATCCAACAAAACTCAATCTTTTAAACCTTAAATACCTTTATACCAGAATAATATACCCCCAAAGTGGGTATTCATGACATCACCACCAACACCAGGCAGTAGGCCTGTGTTACCTGTTTTGAGAAAGCTTGTACACTTGAAGCAAGCTTCAAGCCCTCTTCAGCAAAAACCTGgtggaaaggaaaaacattacTGCTTTAGATGGGTGTCTTCTGGATAGCTGGGAGGATATACACTCATGGCTAATTCTCATATAGaactttaaaactgaaatgtaaaaattaaaagcctGTCATGGAACGCCTAAAATTTTTGTTGTGCCCAGGAAAACATAACAGTGTAACTGTATTCAGAAGAAGTTTTCCCAGACCTGGTGCAGAATCAATCCCTGGAGAGACTCCTGCAACGGGACACCTCCAATTACTCGGAGATCACACAGACCTATGACACTGAGCCATACCAATTGTGTCAGGGCTTCGGGAGGGATCCGAATCTCACCTCATTATATCCCCAATTAGAAAAAGACGAAGCTTAGACCATGGGCTCAAAAGGTTAGAATTTTCTTGCTTTCAGCTAAGCAAGATACAATTTGTCACCCATACACATTCCTTAACCAGCCACTTGAGAGGACCGATTCAGATAGAGTTTTGACTATTTACC is from Rhinolophus sinicus isolate RSC01 linkage group LG04, ASM3656204v1, whole genome shotgun sequence and encodes:
- the ABITRAM gene encoding protein Abitram; translation: MATEPVAAEPAVPSLVDRYFTRWYKADVKGKPCEDHCILQHSNRICVITLAGSHPVLQSGKTIKSISYQISTNCSRLQNKVSGKFKRGAQFLTELAPLCKIYCSDGEEYTISSCVRGRLMEVNENILHKPSILQEKPSTEGYIAVVLPKFEESKSITEGLLTQKQYEEVMVKRINASTAAS